In Mercenaria mercenaria strain notata chromosome 14, MADL_Memer_1, whole genome shotgun sequence, the following are encoded in one genomic region:
- the LOC123528247 gene encoding uncharacterized protein LOC123528247 gives MRVTELLAGNFFFFVLLVARALCAAPTGCTAIDGLYECDYGTVSLPMAETSFSSPLAQRVRLTNVNGNINTDVFGTTFASIDTTQFDTNWAPTFEIKCDGSVTLGQNTFSNMDHIRDVKIVNCDVTVPANTFLNLMYLDRLVIENGTITSWDAAAMDGMQIVKFTDPSPAYPVKTGELIFMNSKLTSQSFPTGAFTKQGRIETLVLEGLDLNTLEASMFSNNTKLRILSLGYNSFTTLPSGLFDNLDSLAELHLYDTQLDCNCTNLWFFEHADTTKMKIRGDMTCATPADWAYYRAASYYQSNCVTTTESCSKGLELMGACITYFELAMYIVCVWAFILAIIVLILVIHTKRQMGGGSSSSRKKGGPRSKKPDAGKKRPPKETKKGWA, from the exons GTCTTTACGAATGCGATTATGGGACTGTAAGCTTGCCTATGGCTGAGACCTCCTTCAGCAGTCCACTTGCTCAGCGTGTCCGTCTTACCAACGTGAATGGTAACATCAACACCGATGTCTTCGGCACGACCTTCGCCTCTATTGATACCACTCAGTTTGATACAAACTGGGCACCTACCTTTGAAATCAAATGTGACGGAAGCGTGACGCTTGGGCAGAACACGTTCTCTAATATGGACCATATCCGTGATGTCAAGATTGTAAACTGTGATGTCACTGTACCTGCAAATACTTTTCT GAATTTAATGTACCTAGATCGGCTGGTCATTGAAAATGGGACAATAACCTCATGGGACGCTGCCGCTATGGACGGCATGCAGATTGTTAAGTTTACAGACCCGAGTCCTGCCTACCCGGTCAAAACGGGGGAACTTATCTTCATGAACAGCAAGCTGACAAGTCAGTCCTTTCCAACCGGTGCTTTCACAAAGCAAGGGCGAATAGAGACCTTAGTTTTAGAG GGTCTAGACTTAAACACACTAGAAGCCAGCATGTTTTCGAATAACACAAAACTGCGGATTCTCTCCCTCGGCTACAATAGTTTTACTACACTACCCAGTGGGCTGTTTGACAACTTAGACAGTCTGGCCGAACTCCACCTCTATGACACCCAGCTCGACTGCAACTGTACGAACCTCTGGTTCTTTGAGCACGCTGATACCACCAAGATGAAAATTCGTGGTGACATGACTTGTGCCACACCTGCCGATTGGGCTT acTACAGAGCTGCCTCTTACTACCAGTCGAATTGTGTTACAACTACAGAATCTTGCAGTAAAG GGCTCGAACTTATGGGTGCGTGTATCACGTACTTTGAGCTTGCCATGTACATAGTATGTGTGTGGGCGTTCATCTTAGCGATCATTGTGTTAATTCTGGTAATCCACACCAAAAGGCAGATGGGAGGCGGGTCATCTTCGTCGCGTAAGAAAGGCGGCCCTAGATCGAAGAAGCCAGACGCCGGGAAGAAGCGTCCgccaaaagaaacaaagaaggGCTGGGCATAA